The genomic region TTACCGGTTAAATCCTATTATTACTAAAATAAATCAATATAATAACGCTGAATTGTTTTCTACTTCGTCATATGTAGATATAACGAAATAATTATTTCCATCCATCTGATGAAGATATGAATAAATTATTAAACCTTTATAAAAGACTCTAATCTTTTAATGGCATTATATTTATCTTTTTTATTTAATTTAGCATCATGAAGAGCATCCTTCAGAGTCTGGATAGAATTGTCATATACTTCCCTATCTACAGGATATGGAAATCCATCTTTACCACCATGACTGAAACTGTATTTCACCGGGTCACTCCAGCTTGATTCTGCTCCATAAACCAGATCTGAAATTAATGCAAGTGCCCTGATTTTTTTAGGTCCAATTCCCTCTAAAGAAATTAATTCCTCATAATTCTGAGGCTGTAATTCATATGCATTTTTTAAAACTTTAAATTCCTGTTCACTCATGTCAATATCCAGCACTGGATGATGGCTGGGCATGTTGACCTCTTTAAAATTATCTGATGAATGACCAGCGAAGAAGTCTGTGAGTAAAGTCTGTGAATTCTTCCTGAAATATCGCCTTAAATGATCGGGATTATCACATATAACCTCAACACTTGTTTCCCTTGCTTCACTGCTTAATTTTGAGGTCATGTCCAGTGTTTCGGATCTGGATTCATCACAGCAAATTCCATTATGTGGTTCCTCTATAACCTTTTTAATTGATTCAGAAAGCCAGTGATAACGCCTCGCATACCTGTTTTCTGTGTTCAGCCCCTGCTGGACAACTGCCCAGTTTCCAGATTCATTAAAAATGAATGAATGATGATAGAGGTCATAACCGTCCTGTATACATGAATTATCTATCTTAGCAGATATTTTACTGGAATGAACTAGCTTATCAACTGTTTTTGAAGATAATGAAAACAATTCTGAGCCGTATTCAATATCTAATGGTGCTTTCCTTGAATTTTTACCTTTACCCCCTGCTATCATTAGTCCATGCTTTTCAGGATCCACAGCCAT from Methanobacterium sp. harbors:
- a CDS encoding DUF763 domain-containing protein is translated as MQARSGVANLPLHGGHAPRWLFNRMVKLTEGILDVILYEYDTDEFLRRISDPYWFQALSCVIGFDWHSSGTTTTTCGALKMAVDPEKHGLMIAGGKGKNSRKAPLDIEYGSELFSLSSKTVDKLVHSSKISAKIDNSCIQDGYDLYHHSFIFNESGNWAVVQQGLNTENRYARRYHWLSESIKKVIEEPHNGICCDESRSETLDMTSKLSSEARETSVEVICDNPDHLRRYFRKNSQTLLTDFFAGHSSDNFKEVNMPSHHPVLDIDMSEQEFKVLKNAYELQPQNYEELISLEGIGPKKIRALALISDLVYGAESSWSDPVKYSFSHGGKDGFPYPVDREVYDNSIQTLKDALHDAKLNKKDKYNAIKRLESFIKV